The following proteins come from a genomic window of Cronobacter muytjensii ATCC 51329:
- a CDS encoding ArsR/SmtB family transcription factor has protein sequence MDLNTAANALRELGHPTRLSVYRELVRAGHDGLPVGVLQKRLGIPPSTLSHHISALMSAGLVSQERQSRTLFCRPCYAQLEQLMAFLTEECCAGGSCSLSTVTTHEETSL, from the coding sequence ATGGATTTAAATACAGCAGCAAATGCGCTTCGGGAGCTGGGGCACCCGACCCGTCTCAGCGTGTACCGGGAGCTGGTGAGAGCGGGTCATGACGGCCTGCCGGTCGGCGTTCTGCAGAAGCGCCTCGGTATTCCGCCCTCCACGCTCAGTCATCATATTTCCGCGCTGATGTCCGCCGGGCTGGTCAGCCAGGAGCGGCAGAGCCGTACCCTGTTCTGCAGACCCTGCTATGCGCAGCTTGAACAGCTGATGGCCTTTCTGACAGAAGAATGCTGTGCAGGTGGCAGCTGCAGCCTGTCAACCGTGACGACTCATGAAGAGACCTCATTGTGA
- a CDS encoding metalloregulator ArsR/SmtB family transcription factor — protein MPQFQPLQLFKNLSDETRLSLVLLLREKGELCVCELTSMLKESQPKISRHLALLRDAGLLIDRRDGKWIYYRLSPHMPAWAAAVIEQAYLCQRDDILQLSQQAERNNATTNGKPVCI, from the coding sequence ATGCCTCAATTTCAGCCTCTTCAGCTTTTCAAAAATCTCTCTGATGAAACACGACTCAGTCTGGTGCTGCTGTTGCGCGAAAAAGGAGAGCTTTGCGTCTGTGAACTCACGTCAATGCTGAAAGAAAGTCAGCCTAAAATTTCCCGGCATCTGGCGTTACTCAGAGACGCCGGTCTGCTTATCGACAGGCGTGACGGCAAGTGGATTTATTATCGGTTATCACCACACATGCCCGCCTGGGCTGCTGCGGTGATTGAGCAGGCTTACCTGTGTCAGCGCGATGACATTCTGCAACTCAGTCAGCAGGCTGAAAGGAATAACGCGACCACCAACGGCAAGCCTGTCTGCATTTAA
- a CDS encoding GNAT family N-acetyltransferase, whose translation MEITEADERHIPAIQQIYAYHVLHGTATFETEPPDSAEMTARLKKVRAAGLPWFVAVEDGDIRGYCYLSLYRERCAYRFTLEDSVYIAPGFQGKGIGKKLLSNAVVWAEARSFRQLVAVVGNSENTASIALHSAAGFRITGTLKSVGFKHGRWLDTVIMQRTLGQGDATFPESTG comes from the coding sequence ATGGAAATAACCGAAGCAGATGAACGACATATTCCTGCCATCCAGCAGATTTATGCTTATCACGTATTGCATGGCACCGCCACTTTTGAAACCGAACCGCCGGATTCGGCTGAAATGACAGCCCGTCTGAAAAAGGTGCGGGCAGCAGGACTGCCCTGGTTTGTGGCGGTTGAAGACGGCGATATCCGCGGGTACTGCTACCTATCACTCTACCGGGAACGGTGTGCCTACAGATTCACCCTGGAGGACTCTGTATATATTGCCCCTGGCTTTCAGGGTAAGGGGATTGGAAAAAAGCTGTTATCGAATGCGGTCGTATGGGCAGAGGCCCGTAGCTTTCGCCAGCTTGTGGCCGTAGTTGGCAACAGCGAAAACACCGCCTCTATTGCCCTGCATAGTGCGGCAGGCTTCAGAATTACAGGAACGCTCAAATCTGTGGGCTTCAAGCACGGACGCTGGCTTGATACGGTCATCATGCAGCGTACGCTTGGGCAGGGCGACGCCACATTTCCGGAAAGTACAGGTTGA
- a CDS encoding MFS transporter, translating to MTDGYLTGRTIFCIGMTQFINWGITFYMPGVFGSAIMAETGWSPVVTFSGLTTAMLVMGLVSPLTGPLMARTGVHTMMMAGTFAIVLGCFLMAFTHSTTSWVAVWLLTGAGMRLALYDAAFALLVETAGAGARRAITLVTLLGGLASVAFWPAGAALLHITDWRHAIIVYGCAGIVSLLFLSTVPAGHRSQPPVAGQPALPAIGTAEDRKAFISGLWYATLIALISFVSTGVSAHFPQILAAYGMPAVAGMLWGVGQVSARLLDVASGARTSAIRLSLVTGILLPFCFLAGLAGNVTPVATAIFILSYGAVNGLSTVVKAVLPLVLFDPQQYARKTGVLLSPAFLLAALAPSAYAILLERYGIPGTLLLSAILTLFITAISIVIWRRHPSSAGQNRDKNVPSIPGKNI from the coding sequence TTGACTGACGGGTATCTGACAGGCCGCACCATTTTCTGCATTGGCATGACGCAGTTTATCAACTGGGGTATCACATTCTATATGCCGGGAGTCTTCGGGAGCGCCATCATGGCGGAGACAGGCTGGTCGCCGGTTGTGACATTCTCCGGGCTGACTACTGCCATGCTTGTTATGGGGCTTGTTTCGCCGCTTACCGGCCCCCTTATGGCCCGTACCGGCGTACATACGATGATGATGGCGGGAACCTTCGCCATAGTCCTCGGTTGTTTTTTGATGGCTTTTACCCATTCAACAACATCGTGGGTTGCCGTCTGGCTCCTGACGGGAGCCGGCATGCGACTTGCACTGTATGATGCCGCATTTGCTCTGCTTGTAGAAACCGCAGGCGCAGGGGCCCGCCGGGCAATTACCCTGGTCACACTGCTGGGTGGTCTCGCTTCAGTCGCGTTCTGGCCTGCTGGCGCTGCGCTACTGCACATTACCGACTGGCGGCATGCCATTATCGTTTACGGCTGCGCGGGCATTGTCAGCCTGCTTTTTTTGTCCACCGTTCCGGCAGGGCATCGGAGTCAACCTCCCGTTGCCGGGCAGCCTGCTCTTCCGGCGATCGGAACAGCAGAAGACCGAAAAGCATTCATCAGCGGCCTGTGGTACGCCACGCTAATAGCGCTGATAAGCTTTGTTTCCACCGGCGTGTCCGCTCATTTTCCTCAGATACTGGCCGCTTATGGTATGCCCGCCGTGGCGGGTATGTTGTGGGGAGTGGGACAGGTGAGCGCCAGACTGCTGGACGTGGCTTCTGGCGCACGTACTTCAGCGATTCGTCTGAGCCTGGTTACTGGCATTCTGCTGCCATTTTGCTTTCTGGCCGGCCTTGCAGGTAATGTTACCCCTGTGGCTACAGCCATCTTTATTCTGAGTTACGGAGCTGTGAACGGACTGAGTACGGTAGTTAAGGCCGTACTACCTCTTGTGCTGTTTGATCCGCAGCAGTATGCCCGTAAAACAGGCGTACTGCTGTCACCAGCTTTTTTGCTCGCGGCGCTCGCTCCGTCAGCTTACGCCATACTGCTGGAGCGATACGGCATACCCGGCACGCTGCTTTTATCTGCCATCCTTACCCTGTTCATCACGGCGATTTCCATAGTGATCTGGCGTCGCCATCCTTCCTCTGCTGGACAGAACCGGGATAAGAACGTGCCATCCATTCCGGGGAAAAATATTTGA
- the arsH gene encoding arsenical resistance protein ArsH: MNDILKNIDTSLLDVPLTEDKLRAAEVAHPPRILMLYGSLRERSYSRLTTEEAARLLTTMGAEVKIFNPSGLPLPDDAPETHPKVAELRELVLWSEGMVWCSPERHGAMTGIMKAQIDWIPLTSGAVRPSQGKTLAVMQVSGGSQSFNAVNQMRILGRWMRMITVPNQSSVAKAWAEFDEDGRMKPSPYYDRIVDVMEELMKFTLLTRGRSDYLTDRYSERKESAAQLSERVNQRSI; this comes from the coding sequence ATGAACGATATCCTGAAAAATATTGATACTTCACTCCTGGACGTGCCGCTGACTGAAGATAAGCTGAGGGCTGCAGAAGTAGCGCACCCGCCCCGCATCCTGATGCTCTACGGCTCGCTGCGGGAACGCTCATACAGCCGTCTAACTACGGAAGAGGCGGCCCGGCTGCTGACGACAATGGGCGCCGAAGTGAAAATTTTTAACCCGTCCGGCCTGCCCCTGCCCGATGACGCCCCGGAAACGCATCCGAAAGTTGCAGAGCTGCGCGAGCTGGTTCTCTGGTCCGAAGGCATGGTCTGGTGCTCGCCGGAGCGTCACGGTGCCATGACCGGCATCATGAAGGCGCAGATAGACTGGATACCCCTGACGTCGGGGGCGGTGCGGCCTTCTCAGGGCAAAACTCTCGCCGTTATGCAGGTCAGTGGCGGCTCGCAGTCGTTTAATGCCGTCAACCAGATGCGCATCCTCGGCCGCTGGATGCGTATGATCACTGTCCCGAATCAGTCATCCGTGGCAAAAGCGTGGGCCGAATTTGATGAAGATGGTCGCATGAAGCCTTCGCCATACTACGACCGCATCGTGGACGTAATGGAGGAGCTGATGAAGTTCACTCTGCTGACGCGCGGGCGCAGTGACTACCTGACCGATCGCTACAGCGAAAGGAAGGAGAGTGCCGCGCAGCTGTCTGAGCGGGTTAATCAGCGCAGTATATGA
- a CDS encoding tail fiber assembly protein: MPSYYYSPKLNAFFAAALENDYRASGTWPDDVTPISDDLYHSLIEGQADGRIITADEMGQPKLIEPTIDWRAQAEARRQMLLSQAHSVTSDWRVELMLGALPEADKASLSRWMEYIRKVKALSFTCVSDEQGFKTITWPAKPG, from the coding sequence ATGCCTTCTTATTATTACAGCCCAAAATTAAACGCCTTTTTTGCGGCAGCGCTGGAGAATGATTATCGCGCTTCCGGTACATGGCCTGATGATGTAACACCAATCAGTGACGATCTCTATCACTCATTAATTGAAGGGCAGGCAGACGGGAGAATCATTACTGCGGATGAAATGGGACAACCTAAGTTGATCGAACCGACAATCGACTGGCGTGCGCAAGCTGAAGCACGGCGTCAGATGCTGCTATCACAAGCTCATAGCGTAACGTCGGACTGGCGTGTTGAGTTGATGCTTGGTGCACTTCCTGAAGCAGACAAGGCCAGCCTGTCACGGTGGATGGAGTACATTCGCAAAGTGAAGGCGTTGAGCTTTACCTGCGTTAGTGATGAGCAAGGTTTTAAGACAATCACTTGGCCTGCAAAGCCTGGCTAA
- a CDS encoding LysR family transcriptional regulator yields MANLNLDYLVTFRLVVSRGSFSGAAEALGLSQPAVSLQIRQLEQALQVRLIERTSRGVRPTPAGLTLVEHSMKIDAVVSTAVESVCLHSDEITGTVTVGTGATACIHLLPPLLQQLRQVHPLLKVDVRTGNTSDIVRGVEENRIDIGLVTLPAAGKNLSIIPLGTDEFVVIMEKDASEQSAKIWTPGALLPLPLIIFEPGSGTRALIDQWFRETGHIACPVMELGSIEAIKRMVRAGLGYSIVPRMSVACIEERSGLDLYSVAPSLHRTLGAVMREDRIVSRGINEVLKSLNSSFAKKEIR; encoded by the coding sequence ATGGCAAACCTGAACCTCGATTACCTGGTTACTTTCAGACTGGTCGTCAGCCGGGGCAGTTTCTCCGGCGCGGCTGAAGCACTTGGTCTGTCGCAGCCGGCAGTGAGCCTGCAGATAAGACAACTGGAGCAGGCGCTTCAGGTCCGACTTATTGAGCGAACCAGCCGGGGAGTAAGGCCCACGCCTGCCGGGCTGACTCTCGTTGAGCACAGCATGAAAATTGATGCAGTGGTAAGTACAGCAGTTGAATCGGTGTGCCTGCATTCCGATGAGATAACCGGCACTGTTACTGTCGGCACAGGCGCAACGGCCTGTATTCATCTACTGCCCCCCTTACTGCAGCAACTGCGGCAGGTCCATCCCCTGCTGAAGGTGGACGTACGCACAGGTAATACTTCCGATATTGTGCGGGGCGTGGAGGAAAATCGTATAGATATTGGCCTGGTGACTCTGCCAGCTGCAGGTAAAAACCTGAGCATCATCCCGCTGGGTACGGATGAGTTTGTTGTCATCATGGAAAAGGATGCATCAGAGCAGAGCGCGAAAATATGGACTCCGGGCGCCTTGCTGCCGCTGCCGCTGATTATCTTTGAACCGGGAAGCGGGACACGCGCCCTGATTGACCAGTGGTTCCGGGAGACGGGACATATTGCCTGCCCGGTCATGGAGCTTGGCAGTATCGAGGCTATTAAAAGAATGGTCCGTGCAGGTCTTGGCTACAGCATTGTTCCCCGAATGTCCGTTGCATGCATCGAGGAAAGATCGGGGCTAGATCTTTACTCTGTGGCGCCCTCTCTTCACAGGACTCTCGGGGCAGTTATGCGGGAGGACCGGATTGTAAGCAGAGGAATCAATGAAGTGCTGAAAAGCCTAAACAGCAGTTTTGCAAAAAAAGAAATCAGATAA
- a CDS encoding Gfo/Idh/MocA family protein, with product MSAHQASPLRVAIIGAGQVADNVHASFYRTREEVQMVAVCDSRPEQAQAFAERHAIRHVFADVATLLADARPDVVSVCSPNRFHHEHVMQALAAGCHVMCEKPPAMTPAQADEMRQAARRAGTVLAYDFHHRFARDTQLLREQVAHGVLGDIYVTNARALRRCGVPGWGVFTNKALQGGGPLIDIGIHMLDAALFVLGFPQVSRVTAHTFQKLGTTKSSGQFGHWDPQRYTVEDALFATLEFTNGGILRLETSFALNIAPQSLMNVEFCGDKAGATLFPAHIYQDCDGELLTLMQREKADERRHQRSMEAFLDCVQGKPAPIADGEQGWQIQRLVAAIYQAAETGMCVEL from the coding sequence ATGAGTGCTCATCAAGCCTCGCCACTACGGGTCGCCATTATCGGCGCCGGTCAGGTGGCGGATAATGTCCATGCCTCGTTTTACCGCACACGCGAAGAGGTGCAAATGGTGGCTGTCTGCGACAGCCGCCCTGAACAGGCGCAGGCGTTCGCAGAACGCCACGCCATCAGGCACGTTTTCGCCGATGTCGCCACGCTGCTTGCTGACGCGCGCCCTGATGTGGTGAGCGTCTGTTCGCCAAACCGCTTTCATCATGAGCATGTGATGCAGGCGCTGGCCGCGGGCTGCCATGTGATGTGCGAAAAACCGCCCGCCATGACGCCCGCGCAGGCGGACGAGATGCGCCAGGCCGCGCGTCGCGCCGGAACCGTGCTGGCCTATGATTTTCATCACCGTTTTGCGCGCGATACCCAACTCCTGCGTGAACAGGTCGCACACGGTGTGCTCGGTGACATCTATGTAACCAACGCCCGCGCGCTCAGGCGTTGCGGCGTTCCTGGGTGGGGCGTGTTTACCAATAAAGCGTTGCAGGGCGGCGGGCCGTTGATAGATATCGGTATTCATATGCTGGATGCCGCCTTATTTGTGCTCGGCTTTCCGCAGGTCTCGCGCGTCACCGCGCACACGTTCCAGAAGCTTGGCACGACCAAAAGCAGCGGCCAGTTTGGCCACTGGGATCCGCAGCGCTACACGGTAGAGGACGCGCTGTTCGCCACTCTGGAGTTTACGAACGGCGGCATTTTACGTCTCGAAACCTCCTTTGCGCTCAACATTGCGCCGCAGTCGTTGATGAACGTCGAGTTCTGCGGCGATAAAGCCGGCGCGACGCTGTTCCCGGCCCATATCTATCAGGATTGCGATGGCGAACTGCTGACGCTGATGCAGCGTGAAAAAGCCGATGAACGACGGCACCAGCGCAGCATGGAGGCGTTTCTCGACTGCGTGCAGGGCAAACCCGCGCCGATTGCCGATGGTGAACAGGGCTGGCAGATCCAGCGGCTGGTAGCCGCTATTTATCAGGCGGCAGAAACAGGGATGTGCGTTGAACTATGA
- the arsC gene encoding glutaredoxin-dependent arsenate reductase: protein MTDITIYHNPACGTSRNTLALIRNSGVEPTVILYLETPPSRDELKKLIADMGISVRALLRKNTEPYEHMGLAEDRFSDDELLNAMLAHPILINRPVVVTPLGTRLCRPSEAVLDILPDPQQGAFTKEDGEKVIDEHGNRISH, encoded by the coding sequence ATGACTGATATCACTATTTACCACAACCCGGCCTGTGGGACGTCGCGTAACACCCTGGCGCTTATCCGCAACAGTGGCGTGGAGCCAACAGTGATTTTGTATCTGGAGACGCCACCATCCCGCGACGAGCTGAAGAAGCTGATAGCAGATATGGGTATCAGCGTACGCGCCCTGCTGCGCAAAAATACAGAGCCGTATGAGCATATGGGGCTGGCAGAAGACCGGTTCAGCGATGATGAACTGCTGAATGCGATGCTGGCTCACCCCATCCTCATCAACCGCCCGGTGGTTGTGACGCCGCTCGGCACAAGGCTCTGTCGTCCGTCTGAAGCGGTTCTGGACATTCTGCCTGACCCGCAGCAGGGAGCATTTACGAAAGAGGACGGCGAAAAAGTCATTGATGAACACGGAAACCGGATCAGCCACTGA
- a CDS encoding arsenic transporter has translation MFLAGAIFVLTLVLVIWQPKGLSIGWSAVIGAALALLTGVVHIGDIPVVWQIVWNATATFIAVIIISLLLDESGFFEWAALHVSRWGSGRGRLLFTYIVLLGATVAALFANDGAALILTPIVIAMLLALGFSPGATLAFVMAAGFIADTSSLPLIVSNLVNIVTADFFKLGFSEYASVMVPVNIASVAATLVMLHLFFRKDLPVTYDLAKLKVPREAIRDMRTFKAGWLVLLLLLAGFFALEPLGVPVSLVAAVAAFILWLVARKGHVIDTGKVLKGAPWQIVIFSLGMYLVVYGLRNAGLTDYLSAILNRFAEHGVWGATLGTGFLTAFLSSVMNNMPTVLVGALSIDGSTAQGAVKEAMIYANIIGCDLGPKITPIGSLATLLWLHVLAQKNITVSWGYYFRVGIVMTLPVLFVTLAALALRLSV, from the coding sequence ATGTTTCTGGCAGGCGCTATATTCGTCCTGACACTGGTGCTGGTTATCTGGCAGCCAAAGGGACTCAGTATTGGCTGGAGTGCGGTTATCGGGGCCGCGCTGGCGCTGCTGACCGGCGTGGTGCATATCGGTGATATTCCGGTTGTCTGGCAGATTGTCTGGAACGCCACGGCCACGTTTATCGCGGTTATTATCATCAGCCTGCTGCTTGATGAGTCTGGCTTTTTTGAGTGGGCTGCACTGCACGTTTCCCGCTGGGGAAGCGGCAGAGGCAGGCTGCTTTTTACGTATATTGTTCTGCTGGGCGCAACGGTAGCGGCACTGTTCGCCAATGATGGAGCGGCGCTTATCCTGACGCCAATCGTCATTGCTATGCTGCTGGCGTTGGGCTTTAGCCCCGGCGCCACGCTGGCGTTTGTGATGGCGGCAGGCTTTATCGCGGACACATCCAGCCTGCCGCTCATCGTATCGAACCTGGTCAACATCGTGACGGCGGACTTTTTTAAGTTGGGGTTCAGCGAATATGCATCTGTCATGGTGCCGGTAAATATCGCGTCCGTGGCGGCCACGCTGGTTATGCTTCACCTCTTCTTCCGTAAAGACCTCCCGGTCACTTATGACCTGGCGAAACTGAAGGTGCCACGGGAAGCCATTCGTGACATGCGAACTTTTAAAGCCGGATGGCTGGTCCTGCTCCTGCTGCTGGCCGGTTTTTTTGCCCTGGAGCCGCTCGGCGTTCCGGTCAGTCTGGTGGCTGCGGTGGCGGCATTTATTCTGTGGCTTGTTGCCCGGAAAGGGCACGTAATTGACACCGGTAAAGTGCTGAAGGGCGCGCCCTGGCAGATCGTCATCTTCTCGCTGGGTATGTATCTCGTGGTGTATGGCCTGCGCAACGCCGGGCTGACGGATTACCTCTCAGCCATCCTGAACCGGTTTGCAGAGCACGGCGTCTGGGGTGCCACGCTCGGCACCGGTTTTTTGACGGCCTTTCTGTCATCGGTGATGAACAATATGCCTACCGTCCTGGTCGGTGCCCTGTCCATTGATGGCAGCACGGCTCAGGGCGCGGTGAAGGAGGCGATGATTTACGCCAACATCATCGGCTGCGATCTCGGCCCGAAAATCACACCCATCGGCAGCCTGGCGACCCTGCTGTGGCTGCACGTTCTGGCGCAGAAAAACATCACCGTCAGCTGGGGCTACTACTTCCGCGTGGGCATTGTGATGACCCTGCCGGTGCTTTTTGTGACGCTGGCCGCGCTGGCCCTGCGCCTGTCTGTTTAA